The following are from one region of the Novosphingobium aureum genome:
- a CDS encoding polysaccharide pyruvyl transferase family protein — protein sequence MRIGLLNHAFGRPNLGVDALSRSNIAILRSAAQRAGVEPEFVLFGKPGGDAPTDPDVSQGEFLRLRQLATGKAGPYRRAIGACDLVVDICAGDGFADIYGPSLFLIHNIGKWAAIRAGRPLVFAPQTIGPFEKRWSRAIARRIFNRATLTFARDGLSTATLHEMKVTSPFEEVIDVAFRLPFAEPAPRAADAPVRVGINVSGLLYRHGDRFKLTVDYPALTRRMIEAVSAMPGHEVWLVPHVIHDDDCDEDDFAVTEEVAAAYPGIKVAPRFRNSEEAKSFLAGLDFFSGGRMHACIGAISSGVPVAPIAYSRKFNGLFGTLEYDHLVDGRALDTDQALAEFLRLLAMREELAPKCQSALAIARGRLARYEEAMSALMADVVARRTS from the coding sequence ATGAGGATCGGCCTTCTCAACCACGCGTTCGGGAGGCCCAATCTCGGGGTCGATGCCCTGAGCCGTTCCAATATCGCGATCCTGCGCTCGGCGGCCCAGCGCGCCGGGGTGGAGCCCGAATTCGTGCTGTTCGGAAAGCCGGGCGGCGATGCGCCGACCGATCCCGACGTCAGTCAGGGCGAGTTCCTGCGCCTGCGCCAGCTCGCTACCGGCAAGGCCGGGCCGTACCGCCGTGCAATCGGTGCCTGCGACCTTGTCGTCGACATCTGTGCCGGTGATGGTTTTGCCGATATCTACGGGCCCTCGCTGTTCCTGATCCACAACATCGGCAAGTGGGCGGCGATCCGCGCCGGGCGACCGCTGGTCTTCGCGCCGCAGACGATCGGCCCCTTCGAGAAGCGCTGGAGCCGGGCGATTGCGCGGCGCATCTTCAACCGCGCCACGCTCACCTTCGCGCGCGACGGTCTCTCGACCGCGACGCTGCACGAGATGAAGGTCACCAGCCCCTTCGAGGAAGTGATCGACGTCGCTTTCCGGCTACCCTTCGCCGAGCCTGCGCCGCGCGCCGCCGATGCGCCGGTGCGGGTGGGTATCAACGTCTCCGGCCTGCTTTACCGCCACGGTGATCGCTTCAAGCTGACCGTCGACTATCCCGCGCTCACCCGGCGCATGATCGAGGCGGTTTCGGCCATGCCGGGACACGAGGTCTGGCTGGTGCCGCACGTGATCCACGACGACGACTGCGACGAGGACGACTTCGCGGTGACCGAGGAAGTTGCCGCGGCATACCCCGGGATCAAGGTCGCACCGCGGTTCCGCAATTCGGAGGAGGCCAAGAGCTTCCTCGCCGGACTGGATTTCTTCAGCGGTGGGCGCATGCACGCGTGCATCGGAGCGATTTCCTCGGGCGTGCCGGTCGCGCCGATCGCCTATAGCCGCAAGTTCAACGGCCTTTTCGGTACGCTCGAATATGATCATCTGGTCGACGGCCGGGCGCTCGATACCGATCAGGCCCTCGCCGAGTTCCTGCGCCTGCTGGCGATGCGCGAGGAACTGGCGCCCAAGTGCCAGTCGGCGCTCGCCATCGCCAGGGGACGCCTTGCGCGCTACGAAGAAGCGATGAGCGCGCTGATGGCCGATGTCGTTGCCCGGCGGACTTCCTGA
- a CDS encoding glycosyltransferase family 4 protein, which produces MPNLLSLNSYHYPRGGSDVVYLEHAGMFEAAGWNNTFFSMKHPRNLPCKDERHFTETVDWEFASGALDKARSALASVYNREARSKLRALIAERKPDIAHAHCIYHHLTPAVFPVLAEAGVPIVLTAHDLKLACPAYKMMNADGICERCRTGGRWNVVTNRCIKNSLAASAVVGVEAYVHALLGSYRKHLTRVVAPSRFYRDKLIEWGWEAERIAYIPNFVPPADDRFTGGYEGNILYFGRLSEEKGLATLVRAAAASGVPVDLVGTGPQREELEVLIAELNAPVRLLGRLDGDALWTCVGQARAVVLPSEWYENAPMSALEAMQLARPVIGADIGGIPELLNESGAGTSFPSGDVAALAGELARFQTMSASDLSALGQVGSQHVRREFSRERYVERMQALYSDCMA; this is translated from the coding sequence ATGCCCAACCTGCTTTCGCTCAACAGCTATCACTATCCCAGGGGCGGCTCCGACGTGGTCTACCTCGAGCATGCCGGCATGTTCGAGGCCGCAGGTTGGAACAATACTTTCTTCTCGATGAAGCACCCGCGCAACCTGCCGTGCAAGGACGAGCGCCACTTCACCGAGACCGTCGACTGGGAGTTCGCCTCGGGCGCGCTCGACAAGGCACGTTCGGCGCTGGCATCGGTCTACAACCGCGAAGCCCGAAGCAAGCTGCGCGCATTGATCGCCGAGCGCAAACCCGACATCGCTCACGCGCACTGCATCTACCATCACCTGACCCCGGCGGTGTTCCCGGTACTGGCCGAAGCAGGCGTGCCGATCGTGCTCACCGCGCACGACCTCAAACTGGCCTGCCCGGCCTACAAGATGATGAACGCAGACGGCATCTGCGAGCGGTGCCGGACGGGCGGGCGCTGGAACGTGGTCACCAACCGCTGCATCAAGAATTCGCTAGCGGCAAGCGCGGTGGTCGGCGTCGAGGCTTATGTCCACGCCCTGCTGGGTAGCTATCGCAAGCACCTCACGCGCGTTGTCGCGCCTAGCCGGTTCTATCGAGACAAGCTGATCGAATGGGGCTGGGAGGCGGAGCGCATCGCCTATATCCCGAACTTCGTACCGCCCGCGGACGACCGTTTCACGGGCGGTTACGAGGGCAATATTCTCTATTTTGGCCGCCTTTCCGAAGAGAAGGGACTGGCCACTCTGGTGCGGGCTGCCGCGGCCTCGGGCGTGCCGGTGGACCTCGTCGGCACCGGTCCCCAGCGCGAGGAACTCGAAGTGCTCATCGCCGAGCTGAATGCTCCGGTACGCCTGCTCGGACGGCTCGACGGCGATGCCTTGTGGACCTGCGTGGGGCAGGCGCGGGCCGTGGTCCTGCCTTCGGAGTGGTACGAGAACGCCCCCATGTCGGCGCTCGAGGCCATGCAGCTTGCGCGCCCGGTGATCGGGGCGGACATCGGCGGCATTCCCGAGCTGCTCAACGAAAGCGGGGCAGGGACGAGCTTCCCTTCGGGCGATGTCGCTGCTCTGGCCGGCGAACTGGCGCGGTTCCAGACCATGTCTGCAAGCGACCTCTCGGCGCTCGGCCAAGTGGGGTCGCAGCATGTACGGCGCGAATTCTCGCGCGAGCGCTACGTCGAGCGGATGCAGGCGCTCTACAGCGACTGCATGGCCTGA
- a CDS encoding oligosaccharide flippase family protein: MSRFDLSRLRSHPMFAGLTIIFGQGFGQAISFARNVLLARLLVPEQFGIAVTFITVGTFFQMAADLAFDKYLIRNAEKDPAQVRDAIHFLNILRGVLTALAVLAISPLVARMFGAPDYWPVYGLLALAPLFKGFEHLDYKLAQRDIRMVPEMLCLVGSQAFGFVVTIGLAWLMESPVAIVIGLNAQYFVFTVISHLLADTRYAAHYDGAMSRRVLAFGLPLVGSGWLSFVGMQGDRIVVGSLMGVRELGAYATVTLILTSVNALLMAGIGSVAFPILARAQGDSALFADKLHRYAAVAFALVCAVFVPLSVCVTFASRLLFGAQYHVDPQVACQVGIAVSLAFYRAYLATALLAMGRSRAILMANTLRASGVLAGALAVAAGRGLVTFTALMVLAEVVSCLVSLRLVTGALSHGRGVHVRYLALCGGMLAVAYVAATRLPVTGPFSIAIAACLALAGLAILYAIEPLCRAMVHNAMSSARGNQRADIT; the protein is encoded by the coding sequence ATGAGCAGGTTTGATCTGTCCCGGCTGCGATCGCATCCGATGTTTGCCGGGCTGACGATCATTTTCGGGCAGGGCTTTGGTCAGGCGATTTCCTTCGCGCGCAATGTCCTGCTCGCGCGGCTGCTCGTGCCGGAGCAGTTCGGCATCGCCGTCACCTTCATCACGGTCGGCACCTTCTTCCAGATGGCCGCCGACCTCGCCTTTGACAAATATCTGATCCGTAACGCGGAAAAGGATCCCGCGCAGGTGCGCGATGCGATCCACTTCCTCAATATCCTGCGCGGCGTCCTGACCGCGCTTGCGGTTCTCGCGATAAGCCCACTCGTCGCGCGCATGTTCGGCGCGCCGGACTACTGGCCGGTCTACGGGTTGCTGGCGCTGGCGCCGCTGTTCAAGGGTTTCGAACACCTCGACTACAAGCTTGCCCAACGCGACATCCGCATGGTGCCCGAGATGCTGTGTCTGGTCGGCTCGCAGGCTTTCGGCTTCGTCGTGACGATCGGGCTGGCATGGCTCATGGAAAGCCCCGTTGCGATCGTGATCGGGCTCAATGCCCAGTATTTCGTCTTTACCGTCATCAGCCATCTGCTCGCCGATACGCGCTACGCCGCACACTATGATGGTGCGATGAGCCGGCGCGTGCTGGCCTTCGGTCTACCCCTGGTGGGCAGCGGCTGGCTTTCGTTCGTGGGCATGCAGGGCGACCGGATCGTGGTCGGTTCGCTGATGGGCGTGCGCGAACTTGGCGCCTATGCGACTGTCACCCTGATCCTGACCTCGGTGAATGCCTTGCTGATGGCGGGCATCGGCAGTGTCGCTTTCCCGATCCTTGCCAGAGCGCAGGGCGACAGCGCCCTGTTTGCCGACAAGCTGCACCGCTATGCGGCCGTTGCCTTTGCCCTGGTATGTGCGGTCTTCGTGCCGCTCAGCGTATGCGTGACCTTTGCGTCGCGGCTCCTGTTCGGTGCGCAGTACCACGTCGATCCGCAAGTGGCCTGCCAGGTCGGTATCGCGGTATCGCTGGCATTCTACCGAGCCTATCTCGCCACCGCACTGCTCGCCATGGGGCGCAGCCGGGCGATCCTCATGGCCAATACCCTGCGCGCGAGCGGTGTCCTCGCCGGTGCGCTTGCCGTTGCTGCGGGGCGCGGGCTGGTCACGTTCACCGCGCTTATGGTGCTGGCCGAAGTGGTTTCGTGTCTGGTTTCGCTCAGGCTGGTGACAGGTGCCCTGTCCCATGGCAGGGGCGTGCATGTACGTTATCTCGCCTTGTGCGGGGGGATGCTGGCAGTAGCCTATGTCGCTGCGACCAGGCTTCCCGTCACGGGTCCGTTTTCAATCGCGATCGCTGCCTGCCTGGCGCTGGCCGGTCTTGCGATCCTCTATGCCATCGAGCCGCTGTGTCGCGCGATGGTCCACAATGCCATGAGTTCAGCAAGAGGGAATCAGCGTGCCGACATCACCTGA
- a CDS encoding glycosyltransferase family 2 protein, translating into MTATAIHEPGEGQAGANVDIALATYNGMPYLEELLASLEAQSAPGLRVVASDDGSRDATLACLERQRAGLPIVLAGGEPRGNILRNFENALKATSAPYVALCDQDDVWDHEKVALLLERVRQAEARLGPGVPVLAFCDLEVVDRDLGTISPSLFGATRKTGSARRFRDYVLNNHVPGCAMLMNRALLEKALPYPALDIHDHWLIQIAALFGAIEFVDRPLIKYRQHGANNIGLGSAGRTPLQRAIATVTVMPRQLAARASLWRKQAASIRRNMAALRDRFGDTIPDAGDRETIRAVLAGDRQGMQACLGEALTGERAVDYYGVLWTLARAARKSGR; encoded by the coding sequence ATGACAGCTACCGCGATCCACGAACCGGGCGAAGGGCAGGCTGGCGCGAACGTCGATATCGCCCTCGCGACCTACAATGGCATGCCCTATCTCGAGGAGCTGCTCGCCTCGCTTGAAGCGCAGAGCGCGCCGGGCCTGAGGGTGGTGGCGTCGGACGACGGTTCGCGCGATGCAACGCTGGCATGTCTGGAGCGCCAGCGCGCGGGCCTGCCGATCGTCCTCGCCGGAGGAGAGCCACGCGGCAATATCCTGCGCAACTTCGAGAACGCGCTCAAGGCGACGAGCGCCCCCTACGTGGCGCTGTGCGATCAGGATGACGTGTGGGACCACGAGAAGGTCGCCTTGCTGCTCGAACGCGTCAGGCAAGCCGAAGCACGGCTCGGTCCTGGTGTGCCGGTGCTGGCGTTCTGCGATCTCGAGGTCGTCGACCGCGACCTTGGCACCATCTCGCCCTCGCTTTTCGGCGCGACGCGCAAGACCGGCTCGGCGCGGCGCTTTCGCGACTATGTGCTCAACAACCATGTGCCCGGCTGCGCGATGCTGATGAACCGTGCCCTGCTCGAAAAGGCGCTGCCGTACCCCGCGCTCGATATCCACGATCACTGGCTGATCCAGATCGCGGCGCTGTTCGGCGCGATAGAGTTCGTCGACCGACCGCTGATAAAGTATCGCCAGCACGGGGCGAACAACATCGGGCTCGGATCGGCGGGGCGCACGCCCCTGCAGCGTGCGATCGCCACGGTGACGGTAATGCCACGCCAGCTTGCCGCACGTGCGAGTCTGTGGCGCAAGCAGGCCGCCTCGATCCGCCGCAACATGGCCGCGCTGCGCGATCGCTTTGGAGATACCATTCCCGATGCGGGCGATCGCGAGACGATCCGTGCGGTCCTGGCAGGTGATCGGCAGGGGATGCAGGCCTGTCTGGGGGAGGCTCTGACCGGCGAGCGCGCTGTGGATTACTACGGGGTGCTCTGGACGCTGGCCCGCGCCGCGCGCAAGTCGGGCCGTTGA
- a CDS encoding glycosyltransferase — protein MPTSPERSLAYVACINNDTILEQCLLRSECVAPGSLIEKRGYDSASRAFNEELVGGTADVYIFVHQDVYFPKGWEQRLHAIIDQIEATDPDWAVIGLTGKARDGSQVGNVWSSGQQKVIGRGGFAPAPATSVDELTIIVRTASGVTFDDNFDGFHMYGTDIVLTARAAGKTSYIVDAPVIHNSQPLRTYMGSYLEAYLFMRRKWWDVLPVESSCSTISKTMLGHIKLIVMLWIERKIRPLQLPPYRDAQVIARQIGLES, from the coding sequence GTGCCGACATCACCTGAGCGCAGCCTCGCCTATGTGGCCTGCATCAATAACGATACCATCCTCGAGCAGTGCCTGCTGCGCTCCGAGTGCGTTGCCCCCGGTTCGCTGATCGAGAAGCGTGGCTACGATTCCGCCTCGCGTGCCTTCAACGAGGAACTCGTCGGCGGGACCGCGGACGTGTACATCTTCGTGCATCAGGACGTCTATTTCCCCAAGGGCTGGGAACAGCGGCTCCACGCGATCATCGACCAGATCGAGGCGACCGATCCCGACTGGGCGGTGATCGGCCTGACCGGCAAGGCGCGCGACGGATCGCAGGTCGGCAACGTGTGGTCATCGGGCCAGCAGAAGGTGATCGGGCGCGGTGGTTTCGCACCTGCGCCGGCAACTTCGGTCGACGAGCTGACGATCATCGTGCGCACCGCCTCGGGCGTGACGTTCGACGACAATTTCGACGGCTTCCACATGTATGGCACCGATATCGTGCTCACCGCGCGCGCGGCGGGAAAGACCAGCTACATCGTCGATGCGCCGGTGATCCACAATTCGCAGCCCTTGCGCACCTATATGGGCAGTTACCTCGAGGCCTACCTGTTCATGCGCCGCAAGTGGTGGGACGTATTGCCGGTGGAATCCTCGTGCTCGACGATCTCCAAGACCATGCTCGGCCATATCAAGCTGATCGTGATGCTGTGGATCGAGCGCAAGATCAGGCCGTTGCAACTGCCTCCCTACCGCGATGCGCAGGTGATCGCGCGGCAGATCGGGCTGGAGAGCTGA